One Lycium barbarum isolate Lr01 chromosome 5, ASM1917538v2, whole genome shotgun sequence genomic window carries:
- the LOC132641771 gene encoding endochitinase EP3-like translates to MNFSSSRKHYSYFFFLFALAIVIDVPRLILAQNCGCSENLCCSRWGYCGSGNDYCRQGCQGGPCFSTSPSSNGGSVSDIVSDAFFNGIADQAASNCEGKGFYTRTRFLEALKSYPNFGTVGSTDDSKREIAAFFAHVTHETGHMCYINEINGPSGDYCDENNTEYPCVSGKNYYGRGPIQLSWNFNYGPAGKAIGFDGLNDPDIVARDGVISFKTALWYWMNNCHSLITSGQGFGPTIRAINGQLECDGGNPQTVARRIEYYTQYCQQLGVETGDNLTC, encoded by the exons ATGAACTTCTCTTCATCAAGAAAACATTACtcatatttcttttttctttttgcattAGCTATAGTAATTGATGTTCCAAGATTAATCTTGGCACAAAACTGTGGCTGTTCAGAAAATTTATGTTGCAGTAGATGGGGTTATTGTGGAAGTGGAAATGATTATTGTAGACAAGGGTGTCAAGGAGGGCCTTGTTTTAGTACTTCACCATCAAGCAATGGAGGTTCAGTTTCTGATATTGTCTCTGATGCATTCTTTAATGGAATAGCTGATCAAGCAGCTTCTAACTGTGAAGGAAAAGGGTTTTATACAAGGACTAGGTTCTTGGAAGCTCTTAAATCTTATCCTAATTTTGGAACTGTGGGTTCTACTGATGATTCTAAGCGTGAGATTGCTGCTTTCTTTGCTCATGTCACCCATGAAACTGGAC ACATGTGCTACATAAATGAGATAAATGGTCCTTCAGGCGACTATTGTGATGAGAACAACACAGAGTACCCATGTGTCTCAGGCAAGAATTACTATGGTCGAGGACCCATTCAACTATCATGGAACTTCAACTACGGACCTGCAGGAAAAGCCATTGGATTCGATGGCCTAAATGACCCTGACATAGTGGCAAGAGATGGTGTTATTTCCTTCAAGACAGCCTTGTGGTATTGGATGAACAATTGTCATTCTCTCATTACTTCTGGCCAAGGTTTTGGCCCAACTATTCGAGCCATTAACGGTCAGCTTGAATGTGATGGTGGCAACCCTCAGACTGTTGCTAGAAGGATTGAGTATTATACTCAGTATTGTCAACAACTTGGTGTCGAGACTGGGGATAATCTCACGTGTTAG
- the LOC132639880 gene encoding uncharacterized protein LOC132639880, which translates to MSNLSKLEFVALDISGNNYLSWVLDAEMHLDAKGLGATITQNNTTSSQDKAKAMIFLRYHLDEGLKVEYLTVKDPLELWTGLKERYDYIKVTVLPRARYEWIHLRLQDFKTYRERGFKKHADLISCLLVAEQHNTLLLKNHEARPTGTAPFPEANVVATHGPTERRQNNRGHNNERGRGRGRGRYNNRRYGGHHKRENNMGYQGNPSRNNCHRCGLKGHWKNECRTPEHFVRLYQNSFKRKANRGGASSANARVESHMTFKNNNEAGPSRKYNDNVEANLALKDDDFDGFDDITHLEVEDFFGDQN; encoded by the exons ATGTCGAATTTGTCAAAGCTTGAGTTTGTGGCACTTGATATCTCCGGAAATAATTACCTATCATGGGTACTCGATGCTGAAATGCACCTAGACGCCAAAGGTCTTGGTGCCACGATTACTCAAAATAATACAACATCGAGTCAAGACAAAGCGAAGGCAATGATTTTCCTTCGTTATCATCTGGATGAAGGATTGAAAGTTGAATACCTGACAGTGAAAGATCCACTTGAATTGTGGACTGGTTTGAAGGAAAGGTATGACTACATTAAGGTAACGGTATTGCCCAGGGCTCGTTATGAGTGGATTCACTTACGGTTACAAGATTTTAAAACT TACCGTGAAAGGGGTTTTAAAAAGCATGCTGATTTGATATCATGTCTTCTTGTAGCTGAGCAGCACAATACCCTTTTATTGAAAAATCATGAAGCCCGTCCCACTGGAACTGCTCCATTCCCggaagcgaatgtggtagcaacACATGGCCCAACTGAAAGAAGACAAAATAATCGGGGCCATAATAATGAGCGTGGGCGTGGCAGGGGCAGGGGACGATATAATAATCGTCGTTATGGTGGTCACCATAAAAGGGAGAACAATATGGGTTATCAAGGCAATCCTTCAAGGAACAACTGTCATCGTTGTGGTTTGAAAGGTCACTGGAAAAATGAATGCCGGACGCCTGAACATTTTGTCAGGCTTTATCaaaattccttcaaaagaaaGGCAAATAGAGGTGGTGCCTCTTCTGCTAATGCCCGGGTGGAGtcacacatgacttttaaaaataACAATGAGGCAGGGCCTTCACGAAAATATAATGATAATGTTGAAGCTAATTTGGCTTTGAAAGATGATGATTTTGATGGGTTTGATGATATTACTCATTTGGAAGTTGAAGACTTCTTTGGAGATCAAAATTGA
- the LOC132642784 gene encoding uncharacterized protein LOC132642784, producing MTCCFCSYFSANSPAACDGMPCLFKVSIPWNTILDEDFAIDFKSLIDSKYDGDINQLMAEFAAVAAAQHLIGSTTKYILQRMLRFSLSERSADMFCDDIFENNLLASGKCGWF from the exons ATGACTTGTTGTTTTTGTTCATACTTTTCTGCTAATTCACCAGCTGCTTGTGATGGAATGCCTTGTCTGTTTAAGGTGTCTATTCCTTGGAATACGATCCTAGATGAAGATTTTGCGATTGATTTTAAAAGTTTGATAGATTCAAagtatgatggtgatattaatcAACTTATGGCAGAATTTGCTGCTGTTGCAGCAGCACAACATTTGATTGGATCAACTACGAAGTATATTTTACAAAGGATGCTGCGATTTTCCTTA AGTGAGAGGTCGGCGGAcatgttttgtgatgatatattTGAGAATAACCTGCTGGCATCAGGAAAATG CGGatggttttaa